A genomic stretch from Coffea arabica cultivar ET-39 chromosome 10c, Coffea Arabica ET-39 HiFi, whole genome shotgun sequence includes:
- the LOC113714452 gene encoding uncharacterized protein translates to MGRKKPSARDDEVAGATQGGVGGGKSKKKNLVIDDDEYSVGTELSEESNVQEEKTATVGGGKKKGKKGNAKKGGLKEDDDDDDQLEERIDDKEHDEALDIQFAGKKKGKAKKGGNNKSNSVFSSGNFGLLGDEDGETEVSELTQGRDGESGGSEDDGENVIAFTGKKKPTKSKKGGGKSGFSAAAFDAIGVEDDEAVGGSASGELSDKDDETVIAFSGKKKPSKSGKKGGSGAFTTSPFGAIGDEDDGGVDDLVSGQQSDNGEPLIEFSGKKKPSKTGKKGGDSLFSTSSFNGLEDGENKEESKEEDEDIASITFTGKKKKSSKSSKKSSANSFDAAVLDEDTIEEVSMSKSGAEAAGDGTSALDELDTSVAMFSGKKKSSKKKGSGAISALDAGTGDESLVVAEADQPSVSASSKQIAEDVAETLKNKKKKKKSGRTAQEEEDLDKILAELGEAPPVSKPSPTPTPGLLEPTAEEKVQSQLEQDGAGEKEAEEGGPAESAAAKKKKKKKEKENEKKAAAAAPVTEDKQEDSKNETKGKASDKKVPKHVREMQERLARLKEAEERKKREEEEKLRKEEEERRRQEELERLAEEKKRLKKEREKEKLMKKKQEGKLLTGKQKEEARRLEAMRKQILANAGGLPLPTGDAVGVPTKRPKYQTKKSKPASQANGAAVAEAAESQEIKESEIGSEVDSVETEKFEEVQVLEVEKPQEVEVEEENEVEVEEEDDDEEWDAKSWDDADLKLPGKSAFADEEVDSEPENVGKKELKSTRPATNDAGSRPLASKTATAPLKSVNPEVGVVEKQKQREAPTKTDAAEPVAPPTRGENNLRSPICCIMGHVDTGKTKLLDCIRGTNVQEGEAGGITQQIGATYFPAGNIRERTKELKADAKLSVPGLLVIDTPGHESFTNLRSRGSGLCDIAILVVDIMHGLEPQTIESLNLLKMRNTEFIVALNKVDRLYGWKTCRNAPIMKAMKQQSKDIQVEFNMRLTQVITQFKEQGINTELYYKNKEMGETFSIVPTSAISGEGIPDLLLLLVQWTQKTMVEKLTYQDEVQCTVLEVKVVEGHGTTIDVVLVNGVLHEGDQIVVCGMQGPIVTSIRALLTPHPMKELRVKGTYVHHKKIKAAQGIKITAQGLEHAIAGTGLYVVGPDDDLEDIKEAAMEDMRTVMNRIDKSGEGVYVQASTLGSLEALLEFLKTPVVNIPVSGIGIGPVHKKDVMKASVMLEKKKEYATILAFDVRVTPEARELADELGVKIFCADIIYHLFDQFKAYIDNLKEEKKKEAADDAVFPCVLKIIPNCVFNKKDPIVLGVDVLEGVAKVGTPICIPQKDFIDIGRIASIENNHKPVDYAKKGLKVAIKIVGSNPEEQQKMFGRHFEIEDELVSHISRRSIDILKANYREDLSLEEWKLVAKLKNLFKIP, encoded by the exons TGGGTAGAAAGAAGCCGAGTGCTCGTGATGATGAGGTGGCCGGGGCGACGCAGGGTGGCGTTGGTGGGGGCAAGTCTAAGAAGAAGAATTTAGTGATTGATGATGATGAGTATTCAGTTGGGACAGAGTTGTCTGAGGAGAGTAATGTTCAGGAAGAGAAGACTGCTACGGTTGGTGGTGGTAAGAAGAAGGGTAAGAAGGGGAATGCAAAGAAAGGAGGATTAAAAGAAGATGACGATGATGATGACCAGCTGGAGGAGAGAATTGATGACAAAGAGCATGATGAGGCACTGGATATACAGTTTGCAGgcaaaaagaaagggaaggcgAAGAAGGGTGGGAACAATAAGAGCAACAGTGTCTTTAGTTCTGGGAACTTTGGATTGTTAGGGGATGAAGATGGTGAAACTGAGGTTTCGGAATTAACTCAGGGTAGAGATGGTGAGAGCGGGGGTAGTGAGGATGATGGGGAGAATGTGATCGCCTTTACTGGTAAGAAAAAGCCAACAAAGTCAAAAAAGGGTGGTGGTAAAAGTGGGTTCAGTGCTGCAGCATTTGATGCTATTGGAGTTGAGGATGATGAAGCGGTTGGAGGTTCGGCTTCTGGAGAGCTGTCTGATAAGGATGATGAGACAGTGATTGCATTTTCTGGGAAGAAAAAGCCATCAAAATCTGGTAAGAAGGGTGGCAGTGGTGCATTTACGACATCGCCTTTTGGTGCAATTGGTGATGAGGATGATGGAGGTGTTGATGATTTAGTTTCTGGGCAACAGTCTGATAATGGGGAGCCTTTGATTGAGTTCTCTGGGAAGAAGAAGCCATCGAAAACAGGTAAGAAGGGTGGTGATAGTTTGTTTTCGACATCTAGTTTTAATGGGCTTGAGGATGGGGAAAACAAAGAAGAGAGTAAAGAGGAAGATGAGGATATTGCTTCTATTACCTTCacaggaaagaaaaagaagtctTCCAAGTCTTCAAAAAAAAGCAGTGCTAATTCATTTGATGCTGCAGTTCTTGATGAAGATACCATTGAAGAAGTTTCTATGTCCAAGTCAGGAGCTGAAGCAGCAGGAGATGGTACAAGTGCTCTGGATGAATTAGACACATCAGTTGCTATGTTTTCTGGTAAGAAGAAGTCATCTAAAAAGAAGGGTAGTGGCGCAATTAGTGCACTTGATGCTGGAACTGGGGATGAGTCCTTGGTTGTAGCTGAGGCTGATCAGCCTAGCGTTAGTGCTAGTTCAAAGCAGATAGCTGAAGATGTTGCAGAGactttaaaaaataagaagaagaaaaagaagagtggAAGAACTGCCCAAGAAGAGGAGGATTTGGACAAGATTCTTGCTGAACTTGGAGAAGCGCCTCCTGTATCAAAACCTTCTCCCACTCCTACACCTGGTCTTCTGGAGCCAACTGCTGAGGAGAAAGTTCAATCTCAGCTTGAGCAAGATGGTGCAG GTGAAAAAGAAGCTGAAGAAGGAGGGCCTGCAGAGTCTGCAGcagcaaagaagaagaagaagaagaaggaaaaggagaacGAGAAAAAAGCAGCTGCAGCTGCACCTGTGACAGAAGACAAACAAGAAGATAGTAAAAATGAAACCAAGGGTAAAGCTTCGGACAAGAAAGTTCCAAAGCATGTGAGAGAGATGCAAGAGAGACTTGCAAGACTTAAAGAAgctgaagaaaggaaaaaaagggaagaagaggAGAAgttaagaaaagaagaagaggagcGTCGTAGGCAGGAAGAACTTGAGAGGCTagcagaagaaaagaaacgCTTGAAGAAGgagagggaaaaagagaaaCTCATGAAGAAAAAGCAAGAAGGGAAGCTATTAACTGGTAAACAGAAGGAAGAAGCTCGTAGATTGGAGGCGATGAGGAAACAGATACTAGCCAATGCTGGGGGCTTGCCATTACCTACAGGGGATGCTGTTGGGGTGCCTACGAAACGGCCCAAGTACCAGACAAAAAAGTCAAAGCCAGCTTCTCAAGCAAATGGTGCGGCTGTTGCAGAGGCTGCTGAAAGCCAAGAAATAAAAGAATCAGAAATTGGATCTGAGGTCGACTCTGTGGAAACAGAAAAGTTTGAGGAAGTGCAAGTTTTGGAAGTAGAGAAACCCCAAGAAGTTGAAGTTGAGGAGGAGAATGAGGTtgaagtagaagaagaagatgatgatgaagaatggGATGCCAAAAGTTGGGATGATGCTGATCTTAAACTGCCTGGTAAAAGTGCTTTTGCTGATGAAGAGGTTGATTCCGAGCCTGAAAATGTGGGTAAAAAGGAGTTAAAGAGCACAAGGCCTGCTACAAATGATGCAGGGTCTCGCCCTTTGGCGTCAAAGACTGCAACTGCACCACTAAAATCTGTGAATCCTGAGGTTGGGGTTGTCGAAAAACAGAAGCAACGAGAAGCTCCTACTAAAACGGATGCTGCAGAACCAGTTGCTCCCCCCACTCGGGGTGAAAATAATCTCCGCTCGCCTATTTGCTGCATTATGGGCCATGTTGATACTGGCAAAACTAAGTTACTTGACTGCATTCGGGGTACCAATGTTCAGGAAGGTGAAGCTGGAGGTATTACTCAACAAATAGGTGCAACATATTTCCCAGCAGGGAATATACGTGAGAGAACCAAGGAACTAAAAGCTGATGCAAAGCTGAGTGTCCCAGGTTTATTGGTTATTGACACTCCAGGACATGAATCGTTCACCAACTTGCGTTCTCGAGGCTCAGGTTTATGTGATATTGCTATTCTCGTTGTGGATATTATGCATGGGTTGGAGCCACAAACTATCGAATCACTCAATCTTTTGAAGATGAGGAATACAGAATTTATTGTTGCCCTGAATAAGGTTGACAGACTCTATGGATGGAAAACATGCAGAAATGCACCTATCATGAAGGCCATGAAGCAACAGTCAAAAGATATTCAAGttgaattcaacatgaggctcACTCAG GTTATTACCCAGTTCAAGGAGCAAGGAATAAACACTGAATTGTACTATAAGAACAAAGAAATGGGGGAGACTTTCAGCATTGTGCCTACTAGTGCGATCAG TGGTGAAGGGATCCCAGACTTGCTTTTATTACTTGTTCAATGGACTCAAAAGAcaatggttgagaaattaactTATCAGGATGAAGTGCAG TGTACCGTTTTGGAGGTTAAGGTTGTTGAAGGACATGGGACAACAATTGATGTGGTCTTAGTTAATGGTGTACTCCATGAAGGAGATCAAATAGTTGTTTGTGGCATGCAG GGTCCAATTGTCACCAGTATTCGAGCACTATTGACGCCCCATCCAATGAAAGAACTCCGAgtgaag GGAACTTATGTGCATCATAAAAAAATCAAGGCTGCCCAGGGGATAAAGATCACTGCACAG GGTCTTGAGCATGCTATTGCTGGCACTGGGCTATATGTTGTTGGTCCTGATGATGATTTAGAAGATATTAAGGAAGCAGCTATGGAGGATATGAGGACAGTGATGAACAGAATTGATAAAAGTGGTGAGGGAGTTTATGTACAGGCCTCTACCCTTGGTTCATTAGAAGCACTACTGGAGTTTTTGAAGACTCCGGTGGTCAATATACCTGTGAGTGGTATAGGCATTGGTCCTGTGCATAAGAAAGATGTCATGAAGGCAAGCGTGATGCTCGAGAAGAAGAAAGAGTATGCCACTATCTTGGCCTTTGATGTTAGGGTGACTCCAGAGGCTCGAGAACTTGCAGATGAGCTTGGTGTCAAGATATTCTGTGCAGATATCATCTATCACCTATTTGATCAGTTTAAGGCTTATATTGACAACCTcaaggaggagaagaagaaggaagcTGCTGATGATGCTGTATTCCCCTGTGTTCTTAAGATCATACCAAACTGTGTTTTCAACAAGAAAGATCCCATTGTATTGGGAGTGGATGTTCTTGAAGGTGTTGCAAAG GTCGGAACCCCAATTTGCATTCCTCAGAAGGACTTCATCGACATTGGACGAATTGCGTCCATTGAGAACAACCATAAACCTGTTGACTATGCCAAGAAAGGCCTAAAGGTGGCCATCAAG ATTGTTGGCAGTAATCCTGAGGAGCAACAGAAGATGTTTGGAAGGCACTTTGAGATTGAAGATGAGCTTGTCAGCCATATCTCAAGGAGGTCAATCGACATACTAAAAGCCAACTATAGG GAAGATCTATCTCTTGAAGAATGGAAGCTGGTTGCGAAGCTTAAAAATCTTTTCAAGATACCGTAG
- the LOC113714897 gene encoding transcription factor VIP1-like, producing MMEPKFTGKPITAHNAVDLDQMPDTPNRGAHHRRAQSETFFRFPDLDDDILLDDVVVFDLPPGPSLSSDATLLQPNNNESGRAQAQAQAQAQPARLIEKSHFRSLSVDADFFEGLNFGASSSSSADGGGGGGSAAAGSGAPWGPRHRHSSSMDGSSSFASAMTTSFEAMMADSDKKTAGADRLQELALIDPKRAKRILANRQSAARSKERKIRYTSELERKVQTLQTEATTLSAQVTMLQRDTSGLTAENKELKLRLQAMEQQAHLRDALNDTLREEVQRLKIAASQIPTANGNNFNRGMRPQYSSQAQTFHHFGNHQAEQHQQQQQHHMPQSTMNPGFSTQPKPSFLDFNHKV from the exons ATGATGGAACCCAAGTTCACCGGAAAGCCCATAACGGCCCACAACGCTGTTGACCTGGACCAAATGCCAGACACTCCCAACCGAGGAGCCCACCACCGCCGAGCCCAATCCGAGACTTTCTTCCGCTTCCCTGACCTGGACGACGATATCCTCTTAGACGATGTTGTCGTCTTCGACCTCCCTCCAGGTCCTTCTCTTTCGTCAGATGCTACCCTGCTTCAGCCAAACAACAATGAGTCGGGCCGGGCTCAGGCCCAGGCTCAGGCTCAGGCTCAGCCTGCTAGGCTAATTGAGAAAAGTCATTTCAGGAGCTTATCCGTGGACGCTGACTTCTTCGAGGGTTTGAATTTTGGTGCCTCCTCGTCCTCCTCCGCCGACGGGGGAGGCGGAGGAGGGTCCGCGGCTGCGGGTTCGGGGGCGCCCTGGGGCCCTCGTCATAGGCATAGTAGTTCCATGGATGGGTCGTCGTCTTTTGCTTCGGCCATGACGACGTCGTTTGAAGCTATGATGGCGGATTCTGATAAGAAGACCGCGGGAGCAGATAGACTCCAAGAACTTGCTTTGATTGATCCTAAAAGAGCTAAAAG GATTCTTGCAAATAGACAATCTGCCGCACGTTCTAAGGAGAGGAAAATACGCTACACAAGTGAGCTTGAAAGGAAAGTACAAACCCTGCAGACAGAAGCTACAACGCTATCTGCACAGGTCACAATGCTGCAG AGAGACACATCAGGGTTAACTGCTGAGAACAAGGAACTCAAGCTGCGTTTACAGGCTATGGAACAGCAGGCACATCTTAGAGATG CACTGAATGACACGCTGAGAGAAGAAGTGCAGCGGCTCAAGATAGCAGCTAGCCAAATACCAACTGCCAACGGAAACAATTTTAACAGAGGAATGCGACCACAATATTCCTCCCAAGCACAGACCTTCCATCACTTCGGCAATCACCAGGCAGAGCAGCACCAGCAGCAGCAACAGCATCACATGCCTCAGTCCACAATGAACCCGGGCTTTAGTACACAGCCCAAACCTAGCTTCCTGGATTTCAATCATAAGGTTTAG
- the LOC140015652 gene encoding uncharacterized protein, whose translation MESYLDLSIAIQTREEIPDTCQDLGRIIPCFDGVVLFNLDSLLLNLQDVSSPFLDIIQSVDGQVGIFRLAWTFLKPVLPQMELIWSVIKGVGKEAGVLDFLIHFNWMLEDKASKNTILMLSELLEMIKLIRVEVFLMEQLKYKANLMVPAKEQILGLHERLQLLRVFLATVKKMNRLLSDSLIEKNKNVKAEEGTTTHLHDFRSSVSNWPRAHELGFIYFLLGYLRVLLNCRTHFIVSVKCQIEVLLTHLKSETIRVTALVGLNDQLEFIINQLRRESLHLDIVSTVGIPGFGKTTSASEEFEF comes from the coding sequence ATGGAATCATATCTCGACCTTTCTATCGCAATTCAGACTCGTGAAGAAATTCCTGATACATGTCAAGACCTGGGTCGGATAATCCCATGTTTTGATGGTGTTGTTCTTTTCAATTTGGATTCTCTTCTGCTGAATCTTCAAGATGTAAGCAGCCCTTTTCTTGATATCATCCAATCTGTGGATGGTCAAGTTGGGATCTTTCGTCTGGCGTGGACCTTTCTGAAACCAGTCCTACCTCAGATGGAATTGATCTGGTCTGTCATCAAAGGAGTGGGCAAGGAGGCCGGAGTTCTGGATTTCTTGATTCATTTCAATTGGATGCTGGAAGACAAGGCAAGTAAGAATACCATTCTTATGCTTTCGGAATTGCTTGAAATGATTAAGCTTATTAGAGTAGAGGTGTTCCTGATGGAGCAACTGAAGTACAAGGCCAATTTGATGGTTCCTGCAAAGGAACAAATTTTAGGCCTTCATGAGAGGCTGCAATTGCTCCGAGTATTTCTTGCCACTGTCAAGAAAATGAACAGATTGCTTTCTGATTCTCtgattgaaaaaaataagaatgtAAAGGCTGAGGAGGGCACAACAACGCATCTCCATGATTTTAGGTCATCAGTTTCTAATTGGCCCAGGGCTCATGAacttggctttatttattttctcttgGGATACCTTAGAGTGCTTTTGAACTGCAGGACTCATTTCATTGTTTCTGTTAAATGCCAAATTGAGGTGCTCTTGACGCATCTTAAATCAGAAACAATTAGGGTTACAGCCTTGGTGGGGCTCAATGATCAACTTGAATTTATAATCAACCAACTTAGAAGGGAATCATTGCACCTAGATATTGTATCAACCGTTGGCATACCTGGATTTGGAAAAACAACTTCAGCTAGTGAAGAATTTGAGTTTTAA
- the LOC113714902 gene encoding vacuolar iron transporter homolog 2 — protein sequence MSTYYYEFCSTCHFLLVSILVSTILFRPMTDIEDLRQHPIFIRTEPYLVCDCVFGQQEQDAKLSFPANDVERQMGHEIKQKDINYSKRAQWLRAAVLGANDGLVSTASLMMGVGAVKPDIKTMILTGFAGLVAGACSMAIGEFVSVYSQLDIEVAQMERDNRKAITMQRQEAEEEEGDKESLPNPLQAAVASALAFSVGALVPLLAASFIREYKLRLGAIVAAVTAALVLFGWLGAVLGKAPRIRSSARVLFGGWLAMAITFGLTKLIGSSGL from the exons atGTCTACTTACTATTACGAATTCTGTTCCACCTGTCATTTCTTGTTAGTGTCAATTCTGGTCAGTACCATTTTGTTCAGACCAATGACCGACATAGAGGATCTAAGGCAGCATCCAATATTCATCAGGACTGAGCCATATCTTGTATGTGATTGTGTTTTTGGCCAACAAGAACAG GATGCTAAACTTTCCTTCCCTGCCAATGATGTTGAACGTCAAATGGGCcatgaaatcaaacaaaaggACATTAATTACTCGAAAAGAGCACAATGGCTCCGGGCAGCAGTCCTAGGAGCCAATGATGGATTGGTTTCCACGGCTTCCTTAATGATGGGAGTTGGAGCAGTTAAACCCGACATCAAAACCATGATCCTAACTGGATTTGCTGGTTTAGTAGCCGGGGCATGTTCCATGGCCATCGGGGAATTTGTCTCCGTTTACTCGCAACTTGACATAGAGGTGGCTCAAATGGAGAGAGACAACAGAAAGGCGATCACTATGCAGAGACAAGAggcagaagaagaagagggagATAAGGAGAGTTTACCAAATCCATTACAAGCGGCAGTGGCATCAGCTCTTGCATTTTCAGTAGGTGCACTGGTTCCACTGCTTGCTGCATCATTCATAAGGGAATATAAGCTGAGACTTGGTGCGATCGTTGCAGCAGTTACTGCTGCTTTAGTATTGTTTGGATGGTTAGGGGCTGTATTAGGGAAGGCACCAAGAATAAGGTCCTCAGCTAGGGTTCTTTTTGGAGGTTGGCTGGCTATGGCCATAACATTTGGCTTGACAAAATTGATTGGCTCTAGTGGGCTGTAA